The region ACGACCAACCGCAGAACGAATTTGTTCTGCTCTTGCAAGGAAGTGCCGTGTTGCAGATACAAGTTGATGAACGTGTTGAGTCAGTTTCCTTGAAGCCTGGAGACTATATCAACATTGCGGCCCGCCAAAAGCACCGGGTTGAGTCGACGGATGACAACAGACAAACCGTTTGGTTGGCGATCCACTTCGATTCATAACGCA is a window of Bremerella sp. TYQ1 DNA encoding:
- a CDS encoding cupin domain-containing protein — protein: MDLGNLFAEIPTDLPEEVFETLADGKGIRIERILSDGHASPKDFWYDQPQNEFVLLLQGSAVLQIQVDERVESVSLKPGDYINIAARQKHRVESTDDNRQTVWLAIHFDS